A single region of the Brassica rapa cultivar Chiifu-401-42 chromosome A03, CAAS_Brap_v3.01, whole genome shotgun sequence genome encodes:
- the LOC103859763 gene encoding uridylate kinase, giving the protein MSIPLPLTSYSPISTSSSSISRTSFVPLAPRHRNLFSDQNVTRRVLISCSSSSSSNNGSTPEPKNNGSGLNGQSSFPGMPSFDGASNPPLKWRRVLLKVSGEALAGDEQQNIDPKVTMSIAREVAAVTRLGIEVAIVVGGGNIFRGSTWAGCSGLDRSSADYIGMMATVMNAIFLQATMESIGIPTRVQTAFRMSEVAEPYIRRRAIRHLEKGRVVIFAAGTGNPFFTTDTAAALRCAEINAEVVLKATNVDGVFDDDPKRNPNARLHESLTYQEVTSKDLSVMDMTAITLCQENNIPVVVFNLSEPGNIAKAIKGERVGTLIGGTWNSIVTAT; this is encoded by the exons ATGTCGATTCCCTTGCCCCTCACTTCTTACTCGCCAAtctcaacttcttcttcttctatttcCCGAACCTCTTTCGTCCCTCTCGCCCCTCGCCATCGTAATCTCTTCTCCGATCAGAATGTAACTAGGCGTGTGCTTATCAgctgctcttcttcttcttcctcgaacAATGGCTCAACTCCAGAACCCAAGAATAATGGAAG TGGGTTAAACGGCCAGTCATCGTTTCCTGGAATGCCTTCGTTCGATGGAGCATCTAACCCACCGCTTAAATGGAGAAGGGTTTTGCTTAAAGTCAGTGGTGAAGCTCTTGCTGGAGACGAGCAACAGAATATTGACCCAAAG GTTACTATGTCCATTGCGAGAGAAGTTGCAGCTGTGACTCGGCTTGGCATTGAG GTTGCGATCGTTGTTGGAGGAGGAAACATCTTTCGTGGATCCACCTGGGCTGGCTGCAGTGGCCTTGATCGCTCCTCTGCTGATTATATCGG GATGATGGCAACTGTGATGAATGCAATATTCCTTCAAGCGACAATGGAGAGCATCGGCATCCCAACACGTGTCCAAACCGCTTTCCGAATGTCGGAAGTTGCAGAGCCTTACATTAGAAGACGAGCAATTAGACATCTAGAGAAAGGCAGGGTTGTTATATTCGCAGCCGGGACAGGCAATCCATTCTTCACAACTGATACTGCAGCGGCTCTTCGTTGTGCTGAGa TTAACGCAGAAGTAGTACTAAAAGCAACGAACGTTGATGGAGTCTTTGACGATGATCCTAAAAGAAACCCAAACGCTCGCCTCCACGAATCACTAACGTACCAAGAAGTAACCTCAAAGGATCTCTCTGTGATGGATATGACTGCTATCACTTTATGCCAAGAAAACAACATCCCAG TTGTGGTTTTCAATCTGTCTGAGCCTGGAAACATTGCGAAAGCAATCAAAGGAGAAAGAGTTGGCACATTGATTGGAGGAACTTGGAACTCTATTGTTACTGCCACATGA
- the LOC103859762 gene encoding protein MKS1 encodes MDPWEHFAGGNPSDQQTPKRQLQICGPRPSPLSVNKDSHKIKKPPRHPAPPPQHHRDQAQPYAPREPVVIYAVSPKVVHTTTSDFMNVVQRLTGISSEVFLESRNDGDVSPAARLAATENASPRGGKEPVEISTAMEEAAELSGYAPGILSPSPAMLPTVPAGIFSPMFHLGGLFSPALPPGLFSPAGLMSPGYASLAASPTFADFFSHIWDRE; translated from the coding sequence ATGGATCCGTGGGAGCACTTCGCCGGCGGTAATCCTTCCGATCAACAGACTCCAAAACGTCAGCTTCAGATCTGTGGCCCTCGTCCTTCACCTCTAAGCGTCAACAAAGACTCTCACAAAATCAAGAAACCTCCCAGGCACCCTGCTCCACCTCCTCAGCATCACCGCGACCAAGCTCAACCGTACGCTCCTCGAGAGCCGGTGGTTATCTACGCCGTCTCGCCGAAAGTCGTGCACACCACAACCTCCGATTTCATGAACGTCGTCCAGCGTCTCACCGGGATCTCCTCCGAGGTCTTCCTCGAATCAAGAAACGACGGAGATGTATCACCGGCGGCGAGACTGGCCGCGACGGAGAATGCTAGCCCGAGAGGAGGAAAGGAACCGGTGGAAATCTCGACGGCTATGGAAGAAGCAGCTGAGTTAAGTGGCTATGCGCCGGGAATACTCTCGCCGTCTCCGGCTATGTTACCGACCGTTCCTGCCGGAATTTTCTCTCCGATGTTTCACCTAGGTGGGTTGTTCTCGCCGGCGTTACCGCCGGGATTATTTTCGCCGGCAGGATTAATGAGCCCTGGTTATGCTAGTTTGGCAGCGTCACCAACTTTTGCTGATTTCTTCAGTCACATTTGGGATCGAGAATag